One window from the genome of Thermus sediminis encodes:
- the aspS gene encoding aspartate--tRNA ligase — protein sequence MRRTHYAGSLREAHAGEEVVLEGWVNRRRDLGGLIFLDLRDREGLVQLVAHPESPAYREAERVRSEWVVRAQGVVRLRPEPNPRLATGRVEVELKALEVLAEAKTPPFPVDAGWRGEEEKEAAEELRLKYRYLDLRRKRMQDHLRLRHRVVKAIWDFLDREGFIQVETPFLTKSTPEGARDFLVPYRQEPGLFYALPQSPQLFKQMLMVAGLDRYFQIARCFRDEDLRADRQPDFTQMDLEMSFVEVEDILELNERLMAHVFREALGVELSLPLPRLPYGEALERFGSDKPDLRFGLEMVEVGLLFKESGFALFQEAERVKALRVPKALSRKEIALLEEEARRKGAGGLAWARVEEGGLAGGVARHLEPVREALLKATEAEAGDTLLFVAGPLRVAAEAMGAVRLLLADLLGLKREGFRFLWVVDFPLLEWDGERGGWTYMHHPFTSPHPEDLPLLETDPGRVRALAYDLVLNGVEVGGGSIRIHDPGLQARMFRLLGIGEEEQREKFGFFLEALSYGAPPHGGIAWGLDRLLALMTGSPSIREVIAFPKNKEGKDPLTGAPSSIPEGQLAELGLKVIRRG from the coding sequence ATGCGCCGCACCCACTACGCTGGGAGTCTCAGGGAAGCCCACGCGGGGGAGGAGGTGGTCCTCGAGGGCTGGGTGAACCGCCGCCGCGACCTGGGGGGGCTCATCTTCCTGGACCTGAGGGACCGGGAAGGCCTGGTGCAGCTCGTGGCCCACCCGGAAAGCCCCGCCTACAGGGAGGCCGAACGGGTGCGCTCGGAATGGGTGGTGCGGGCCCAGGGGGTGGTGCGCCTCCGGCCCGAACCCAACCCCCGCCTGGCTACGGGAAGGGTGGAGGTGGAGCTAAAGGCCCTCGAGGTCCTCGCCGAGGCCAAGACCCCTCCCTTCCCCGTGGACGCCGGCTGGCGGGGGGAGGAGGAGAAGGAGGCGGCGGAGGAACTCCGCCTCAAGTACCGTTACCTGGACCTACGCCGCAAGAGGATGCAGGACCACCTCCGCCTCCGCCACCGGGTGGTCAAGGCCATCTGGGACTTCCTGGACCGGGAAGGCTTCATTCAGGTGGAAACCCCCTTCCTCACCAAGAGCACCCCGGAAGGGGCCCGGGACTTCCTGGTCCCCTACCGCCAGGAACCGGGGCTCTTTTACGCCCTGCCCCAGTCCCCCCAGCTCTTCAAGCAGATGCTCATGGTGGCGGGGCTAGACCGCTACTTCCAGATCGCCCGTTGCTTCCGGGACGAGGACCTGAGGGCCGACCGCCAGCCGGACTTCACCCAGATGGACCTGGAGATGAGCTTCGTGGAGGTGGAGGATATCCTGGAGCTCAACGAACGCCTCATGGCCCACGTCTTCCGCGAGGCCCTGGGGGTGGAGCTTTCCCTCCCCCTCCCCCGCCTCCCCTATGGGGAGGCCCTGGAGCGGTTTGGCTCCGACAAGCCCGACCTCCGCTTCGGCCTGGAGATGGTGGAGGTAGGCCTCCTTTTCAAGGAGAGTGGCTTCGCCCTCTTCCAGGAGGCGGAAAGGGTCAAGGCCCTAAGGGTCCCCAAGGCCCTCTCCCGCAAGGAGATCGCCCTTCTGGAGGAGGAGGCCAGGCGCAAGGGGGCAGGGGGCCTGGCCTGGGCCCGGGTGGAGGAGGGGGGCCTTGCGGGCGGGGTGGCCAGGCACCTGGAGCCCGTGCGGGAGGCCCTCCTGAAGGCCACAGAGGCGGAGGCCGGGGACACCCTCCTCTTCGTAGCCGGGCCCCTAAGGGTGGCTGCGGAGGCCATGGGGGCGGTGCGCCTCCTCCTGGCCGACCTCCTGGGGCTCAAGCGGGAGGGGTTCCGCTTCCTCTGGGTGGTGGACTTCCCCCTCCTGGAGTGGGACGGGGAGCGAGGGGGGTGGACCTACATGCACCACCCCTTCACCAGCCCCCACCCCGAGGACCTCCCCCTTCTGGAAACCGACCCGGGGAGGGTGCGGGCCCTGGCCTACGACCTGGTGCTCAATGGGGTGGAGGTGGGCGGCGGGTCCATCCGCATCCACGACCCTGGGCTCCAGGCCAGGATGTTCCGGCTTTTGGGCATCGGGGAGGAGGAGCAGAGGGAAAAGTTTGGCTTCTTCCTCGAGGCCCTCTCCTACGGGGCCCCGCCCCACGGGGGCATCGCCTGGGGCCTGGACCGCCTCCTGGCCCTCATGACCGGTAGCCCCTCCATCCGCGAGGTCATCGCCTTCCCCAAGAACAAGGAGGGGAAAGACCCCCTCACCGGGGCTCCCAGCTCCATTCCCGAGGGGCAGTTGGCCGAGCTGGGCCTAAAGGTGATCCGCCGTGGCTAG
- a CDS encoding PhzF family phenazine biosynthesis protein, giving the protein MARIPYALVDAFAPAPGAGNRVAIVLDARGMTPEEMGRVAQRLGEPETAFVTERRSPAFGVRFFTPSGEVEFSGHAALALGLTLVRLGLAPEGTPRLYLHTPTEALPVELVYEEGEPRKAWVRGPTPRFRDLPPYGALKAALEALGADERYLHRGLPYGIAYTGLWSLFVPLIAPGVVDALEPEMPALVEVSSRLEVATVHAYAPMGPRSFYARDFAPLLGIPEDPVTGSANAALGALLARSGVVPRREGEVRLTIYQGHRLGNPGVVEVLVEYSPTGLPYAVKIGGEAAIVMRGEL; this is encoded by the coding sequence GTGGCTAGGATTCCTTACGCCCTGGTAGACGCCTTCGCCCCCGCCCCTGGGGCGGGAAACCGCGTGGCCATCGTCCTGGACGCCCGGGGCATGACCCCGGAGGAGATGGGGCGGGTGGCCCAGCGCCTGGGCGAGCCCGAGACCGCCTTCGTCACCGAGCGGCGGAGCCCGGCCTTCGGGGTCCGCTTCTTCACTCCCTCGGGGGAAGTGGAGTTCTCCGGCCACGCCGCCCTCGCCCTGGGCCTCACCCTGGTGCGCCTGGGCCTGGCCCCCGAGGGCACTCCCCGCCTCTACCTGCACACCCCTACCGAGGCCCTGCCCGTGGAGCTGGTCTACGAGGAGGGGGAGCCCAGGAAGGCCTGGGTACGGGGGCCCACCCCCCGCTTCCGCGACCTCCCTCCCTACGGGGCCCTGAAGGCGGCCCTAGAGGCCCTGGGCGCCGACGAGCGCTACCTACACCGGGGCCTCCCCTATGGCATCGCCTACACGGGGCTTTGGAGCCTCTTCGTGCCCCTCATCGCCCCTGGAGTGGTGGATGCCCTGGAGCCGGAGATGCCCGCCCTCGTGGAGGTCTCCAGCAGGCTGGAGGTGGCCACGGTCCACGCCTACGCCCCCATGGGGCCCCGGAGCTTTTATGCCCGGGATTTTGCCCCCCTCCTTGGCATCCCCGAGGACCCGGTGACGGGCTCGGCCAACGCCGCCCTGGGGGCCCTCCTGGCCCGCTCCGGGGTGGTCCCCAGGCGGGAGGGGGAGGTGCGCCTCACCATCTACCAGGGACACCGGCTGGGCAACCCCGGGGTGGTGGAGGTGCTCGTAGAGTATAGCCCCACCGGCCTCCCCTATGCGGTGAAGATTGGGGGGGAGGCGGCTATCGTGATGAGGGGGGAGCTCTAG
- a CDS encoding HAD family hydrolase: MVRLVFVDVDGTLVGKDGVPACVFPKVAALRAKGVRLSLVTGRPGRGETLGYARLLDPTGLHVFESGAVILSLSRDPHTPPATPLGVEALPEEAAQEAIRLARRLGLPLEGYTAEGGFYVEGDSPLLQAHQALLGLSAEGADLLRLEEPLVRLQVLADPLAPLGAFLECLPPELSFHIAESPGMPGVRFVSLTKRGVSKLSAARRVAEAHGLSLEEAAMVGDGENDLELIRAVGLGIAMGNAPPSVKQAAKKVVAPVEACGLAEALGLLE, encoded by the coding sequence GTGGTCCGGCTGGTCTTCGTGGACGTGGACGGCACCCTGGTGGGCAAGGACGGGGTGCCGGCGTGCGTCTTTCCCAAGGTGGCGGCCCTGAGGGCCAAGGGGGTGCGCCTCAGCCTGGTCACCGGGAGGCCGGGAAGGGGGGAGACCCTGGGCTACGCTAGGCTTTTGGACCCCACGGGGCTCCATGTCTTTGAGTCTGGGGCCGTGATCCTAAGCCTCTCCCGGGACCCCCATACGCCCCCCGCCACCCCCCTCGGGGTGGAGGCCCTCCCTGAGGAGGCAGCCCAGGAGGCCATTCGCCTAGCCCGAAGGCTTGGCCTCCCCCTCGAGGGCTACACCGCCGAGGGGGGCTTCTACGTGGAGGGGGATAGCCCCCTCCTCCAGGCCCACCAGGCCCTCTTGGGCCTTTCGGCGGAAGGAGCGGACCTCCTCAGGCTGGAAGAACCCCTGGTGCGCCTCCAGGTGCTAGCAGATCCCCTGGCCCCCCTGGGGGCCTTCTTAGAGTGCCTTCCCCCCGAGCTCTCCTTCCACATCGCCGAAAGCCCTGGGATGCCCGGGGTCCGCTTCGTCTCCCTCACCAAAAGGGGGGTGAGCAAGCTCTCCGCCGCCCGCCGAGTGGCCGAGGCCCACGGCCTTTCCCTAGAGGAGGCAGCCATGGTGGGGGACGGGGAGAACGACCTGGAGCTCATCCGGGCCGTGGGCCTGGGGATCGCTATGGGGAACGCCCCCCCTTCGGTGAAGCAGGCCGCCAAAAAGGTGGTGGCCCCGGTGGAGGCCTGCGGCCTGGCGGAGGCCCTGGGCCTCCTGGAGTAG